Genomic window (Pararge aegeria chromosome 22, ilParAegt1.1, whole genome shotgun sequence):
ACTTTCTGTGGTTTCAGTAtcgtaattaataaacaaattttgaaaaaagagctttaacataattgtatgtatattttttaagttcacATAGTTCCAAAAATAGCCTCGGGTACTTCGAACTATTTAAGCCAACTTCTCAACTTTATATATGAGATGTAGATTGGACAAATTAAACCACATCTTAAAGTTATGAAAAATATGGCCGATTACAACTTCACTACTCGCCACTTCTAAATAAATCTTTTCTATAGGCATGCATGATAAAGAAAAATAGTTAATAACTTCCATTTGATCTTGATGTGGGATCAAGGTATTTGATTTATAGGTAGGACTGCCCTTATTAGTAAAAAGAGCTGCAGAAGACTATAACAATTTAACGTCGAGTCCGAGAAGAGtcttcaaaattaaatatcttctGTAGCTCTACTACCAATTACTATGGTTTTAAGTAGGAAGTTATATTGTACTTAATTAGTATTTAATCATGTTTCAATAATGCTATACGTACATGTAGGGAATGTGAAATtaagtgtaaatattttaattattgtaaaaatagtttaaatacctacctaattaccGTTATTTCGAAACAAAGATtgtgtagttattatttttaaaatgaaattatatatatatttttttaaatgacaatttacTTACGTTAATTTCaggtttagtttgttttttattcaatcaTTTTGCTAGTTTATTCAACAAGAACTGTTTCGAGCTAAACCTGAGATttgtcaattttgttttattcaactAACGAAAAACAGACTATTGCCGAATGCcggaatatatacatattattgtttattgtttccagtaggaaaaactaaaataggaaaatttgacctacaaaatattgtaagcaattttccttttttatttttcgtttgaTTTGATGTGTATTTTtctgcaaataaatataaacggTTGAGTTAACTGTGGGTACAACTCACTGGACTGTGATGCTGCTTTCTATATCTCACTCAGTCTACTCCAGTAAATTTGATCGTTTTATTATTGTCAGCCTATTGTAGAGCaatgaaatttttcaaaatatcttgtttgtatatttgagtCTATGAATGTATTAATGTTGTGTTGAGACACATGGTGAGTAAAATTATAGtgctgataaaaatattttttatttcttacctgACCCCGATTCTGTTAGTAGGCACTCTTTATACTTGCAGAGACTGTAGTTGCCTACATATTTACGTCGAAAGCTGCGGTATAGAGTTCCTATCggatttgacagccgattggcgcagattgcagcgatcctgctttccgagtccaaggccgtgggttcgattcccactactggaaaatgattgtgtgatgagcacgaatgtttttcagtgtctgggtgtttatatgtatattctaagtatttatgtatatcattcataaaagtattcatcagtcatgtaagtacccataacacaagctacgcttactttggggctagatggcgatgtatgtattgtcgtagtatatttatttatttgtcatcatcatatcaaatgattgacgtccactcagtggcgtgcacagggttttcgaccagggtatgcataatgaAGGTacatggcatgaaatggaaaaaaatcccctccaataagagtaatataaaataatttgggtatgcagtgcttttgtgcaagtatgaagtgcacgccactgcgtccacttctggacataggtcttttgtcggGAGTTCTTAATATCACGATTTTCAGCCGCTTTGGTCCATCGGCTCACTATTACTCGCGTCACGTGTGATATATACTCCACCTAGTCGGGGGTCCACCAATGGTgagaggtcgccattccagcacctcttcctggcagagccccattccgaggctcgccaacaagcccgcgttacgctgttaaaatcattagggttaatcagctacacacaatccgaaaaaaaaaaaaaaaaatcctgcacttcgggaccccaacgtctatccgTTCCTCAAGCTATGTGTCCCGCCTATTgcccactttagcttcgcgactcgtggAGCTATTtctgtaactctagttctttacAGGATCCCTTCGTTCATGATTtgataacaaattcaaattcaaaatttctttattcatgtaggcctatcacaggcacttatgaagcgttcatacatatttgtaagagggttcccaacgcgccctggcctaagaagagcccacaacaaacttagccgggtaatttttttttgttatcaccatcttccttactggaaaaaaataatattaagctatgaagctagagcaattcacacccaagcttttttatcgttaaagtaatccttaataggatttttctgtaagcttacgttttatataaactttgaacttatttcaaattcaaattcaaattcaaaattcatttattttaagtaggcctaatataagcacttttgaaacgtcaagtctgtctgtgtgtagtgactctaccaccggttcggaaggcagattctaccgagaagaagccggcaagaaactcagcagttgctcttttccaacattaacaatttacattttacatttcaaaattcattattctatcttgtgagagatgaaagcggagccggatgcttccaagcaaccttgtcattaagaaattcatcaattgtataataacctcgctgaaataaatgtgttttaacacattctttaaacttatgcattggtaggtccaaaattaccttaggaatcatattataaaagcgtaaactCAGTCCCACatatgacttctgcacctttcgcagacgatatccagatgtcactaatttatgaccatttcttgtaagacgactgtttatatccactttttgtttataaagactaatatgttgtcttacaaatactatattgttataaatatattgtgaggctaccgtaaggatacttatttctttaaatttttcacggagggattcacgtgatttaagtttatatattgaccgtacagctcttttctgcaatatgaatatagtttcaatatcagcagctttgccccataataagatcccgtaagatatcacactatgaaagtacgcaaagtaaacaagtcttgcttcATCTcttgtttctacgtcagtattgagagacatctcaaagatttaatttggtaatttgttataaaatacaatatacaattgcccttgaatgaatttgcaatttagtgtagcctagtaaactgatatatttttatggacataaattaaattttcatttttagcGTAGAGTTACTCCTTACATAGCTCTCGTCATCGCCCGctgtgactctaagccttcttatgagaccaaTAGTCAGCATCCACGTTTCGGGCCAGTAGTAATCACTGGccacacgcactgttcgaagactgctcttcaggcactgaggtacACACGGATAACTATCACAACAGGAAAATAGATAGAATcgtaccggaatactaaatcgcttagcggcacgtctttgtaggtagggtgttaaatttttatggttgtcaccgcgtaatcTTTATGAAAATGGTGTAGTATGgtctttttatgttaatatatcCCAGAAAAGAGTTGCACACCGAAAATATTTCACTACCATGTATACGGACTGTACTATCTAAAATAAGTCTAAGGCGAAAAGAAACTACTACTAAGAAGTCCAGAGTTGCGGAGGTTCAAGGAGACTAACTGACTTTCCGATTTGAAGAGGTTGACGAACTTACCAATTCCTACCGAGAGATGGCGGTTATTTCACCAAAAACACTTTGCCAAACAGGGTTGAATGTAGACATccgtcaaaataatataaaaaaatctgtcttCAAGTTCGCAGAAGACATGTTGAGCCAAGAACAAATAACATGGGGTAAGAAAAGAGAGAGAATAGTATATTTCCCCATTGGCATTATAAGTACCCCCTGAGTCTTGTAAAGTTGTAATTGACGAGGTAAAGACAAAACAGTCAAACATATAATAACTCTTCTTTCCACTTTTTACTTGCagggttaaaaaaaacaggtagattgtttcaattgttatttaatttttttgtatgctcGATATTACTCGGCTTGGCCGAGGTTTCATCCAATTAGTACCTAATTATACAAAATTCGATAAAAAATCTAAGCATACCTTCTATACAAACAGGTATGTACATTGACGATACAATAGGTAATTTACTTATAGGTAAACAATATGTTAttcattgaataaagaaataatttctaaaccagttttatatatttatatcatatattaAAATCGTTATAAAGTATCCAATTAAAtctgttattagttttagttaaaggTAGCTTGGCTCAGAAtctctttttgtatttttaatcgTGAGggtaaataaaactgaaaagttGCGAACAAATAATTCCCGAACCATTATTACTCATTACATAATTGTATCTGCTAACAGAGTTGAAATGaactcagttggaaacttagGTTGCCGAAAGTAAAGTACAAACAGGTTATTTTTAATGGCAACTTTCCACGATGGATAGCAGAGACAATAAATAGGTAGACTAGTTGACTCATCGACGAATTGTAGCCGACTAGTCGATGTCTGTAGCCCTAGTACGAGATTTGATCGCTCACATATCGTATATAAAACTCTGTAACTGTAtcgtcaaaataaaatgtatcgaatGTCTCCCactttagagtcgcaaattctgaTTTCTGTTACGCAGAATTATTGTAgacaaatttgagttttaacaattttcaaatcTATTCATACTGGAAAACGACTCCAATATTGCgaacgagcaaatcttgtaccaGTTAATCATAAGTTGGGAGTTAAATGTTAAAACGGCTTTGAGTCGATATAATATCTAGCCCtaaagcgtagtttgtgttatcggtactaagacgTCTGACGAATaagtttatgataataaacataaatagttataatataaacatccagacactgaaatgtctgaatgttcatcacacaatttccagctgtgggaatcgaacccacggcctttgattcagaaagcagagtcgctgcccactgcgccaatcgggcgtcaaACTATATATGAGCGAATGCCTTTATTTATAGGCTTTATGTGCCATTATTTGTTCTAAATAGACTGATGTCTGTCTGATTTCgcaataacataatttattttcaaacactTAAAATTCAGCAGctcttaatttaatatacattattttgacgttgtattaataaaaaaataaaacatattattacattttaaatcacATTCAACTTAAACTACCTTAACTCTAGTTTCGTAACATAATACTTTGTCAATTCCGCTATGTCGTCACGTGAGACaagtttgttattaaatttttcagatttgtcgtcataaaaaaaaaaaaaaaaatacaagtggTAACTatgtaaatctatttatttcagTCGACATTGAATCTTTTGCATTGGCTGCTCTAATTTGTCTTTACGCAAAATTCCCAAATCAAGTTAACtggtctttttattttattttttattaattaacgataggccagcgtttgacgacaatcatgcccgttagaaagcaatgatgaggtctaggttggagcacgcttgcctagaaaaagcctattcactctagccttgaaggtactcaaattatacgtggcaggaaacatcGCCGGGaaggcgttccacatcttagcggcacggaTCAGAAACGtgtataaaaaacgtttcgtgcgtgttgatggaatatcaaccacataaggatgccaccgctcacggtgtctcgctacTCTGTGgcagaacggggaaggaggaacaaataaattaaaaaaataaattattccttttttatatGGATATTTTTAAGACCTGTCGATTTACTttcgaaattaataaacaatctaTTAGAAAATCGTCAGATGGGAGATTGAATTTCTATTGCTATCATTTTGGTACACTTTGCTTTAGATAAAGATAGCACTATTAAATTGAAGTAGTGCTTTCCTGTTCCTACACTTACGCGTCAGCCCAGCGGCCATTAGGCCattagtccatcagtggactaaTGGCTATTGATGATCATATTATGAGCAATAATTTGCCACTAGATTCCGTCAAAGACTTGGATACTTATAAATTTATCACAGATCAAGTAAGAACTGAATAAATCAAATTGTAATTAAGCTATCTAATCTGGGGTTACGCATGCTGCTgggataataatttaaatctataaaCTAGCGACTAAACACGACTTTGCACGAGTAGGccaaaaatcataatttttatttatatacgacCACGTTATTACGCTTTTCTATAGTCAGTAAAGTTCTTAGATACAATCATTGAGGCTTAGTGCACATGGGCCGAACTACGAGAGTAATTGTTTATTAACGataaattttgacgacctctctggcgcaacagtgtgcgctttgaatttaagtaagtagAAGGTCCCAAAGGTTCGATTCCTAGCAGAGGCAttttgggatttttttatttctctggtctggtctggcgggaggctttgaccgtggctagtgccaccctaccgacaaagacgtgccgctatgcgatttagtgttccggtatgatgtcgtatagaaaccgattagggagtatgactaccatgctcCTTAAATGGTTAGTCCGCTATCATCTCAAACTTActccagatgagattgcagtcaaggtctaacctgtagtggaataaaaaataaactatccaAAAATTACAGCTAACTTATGGCTTCACCGGTGAAATCTGTTTTAGTCATAATTACAAATGATTCAAGCTAAACCATGCAGAATCCGGCTATATGCACTTTTATGAATTGTTGGTTATACAACGTCAATTTATATCGTGAacataatcaattaaataacaaaGGTTTATTCAAAGCCACGTTGCTGTTATCAAACCGTGTCGATACGAAATCAAAACATTCCTGACTATTTTGAAATCAATTGTGAACAATAGATGGGGTATTAACGCTAAGCATTTGtttgatatataatattattaaaaataaaatatattaataatctatatacttattatacagTGCGTTCATATGTTAAGAACACGATAATCTCAGGAACTTTAAGTCCGATTCGAAAAACTCTTTACTAATTAGATAACCTCTTTATTCAAGAAGGTTAAAAGGCTAACGCAACTAATTTTTGACATTCAACAATTCGACTATATTGGAAGCGACGAGGTCTTCCTGTTTTTACTTACTGCTGACGTCATTTGCACTTTCTGTACCTACAAACGCGTAACGTCGTGTGCGGCACTAGCGTCTCTTGTGATAAAGTGAGTTAACATATCTAATCaatctaaaattatttcttttgataatttttataaaaaatttagtaaaatcTTTGTTAAACTTACAAAATTCTTACAAATTGaatgtacaaacaaaataagagTCAAAAATTTCGTTTGGGGTTCACCTTATATTCGAGGAAATACTGTCCGAATGTTAGCGTAGCTCTGTCACAGTTTCAGGGGATGCTACTATCAACGTCTTCGCCAGCAAAGACGTGTCCCCCAGTGTCGTCAAAACGCATGCATTAAACGATGTTAACCTAGTCTAAAATATACCTTATATTAATCCTGAGGTCAGTACTTTCCATCTTCTACACAGCGTATTCTAACTTCATTAGGTCGTATCTTTTCGTATTCCTACGGTCAGTCAACCATGGTCACGTTAGGTCACGAGGAATATCTTAACTCATTAAAGCACAGTCAGAAGTCAGTGAGACCAACGCGAAAAGATAATTGTCACGGATGATATCACATATCACCAAGTCAGTTTGATCTTGTAAGCTAATATGCCTTGGAAGGTTAGAGCATTACTGTTTATAGATTTCCAATCTGTTTCATCTTAGCGAAATATAATGCGTGATATAGCATTTGCGCCAAATAGAGGGATTAGCTGCTCTGATAAAAGTCAATTCAATAAGACTACTTTCAGTCATCAAATTCCTCGTATAACTATTGATGCACTATTTCAAGCTACGATCGGAAATCACATATTAACACAACGCAATTTCTTGTCAGGAATCCGTGAAGCGAATTGGAAGGAAGGCACCACTGCTTTGGCTTCCGGCTTACTTTCCTCAGCTTTCTCATTTTCAACATCACTCATAAGAGTTTTCAGGCATATCTTCATATCAGCCGCGAATTTCTTGACCAGTCTTTCTAAGGAGAATAAATGCTCGTCCAAGGCTTCGGGAATTTCATCCCGCATGAAATCAGCTAACCGTAAGAGGTATTCAACGTTCGAACCGGATGAACCACGGCATTCTAAAATCTGTGTTGCTATTTCCGGTAAAGGTGCCGAACCCAGCCAATGTCTATTTTCTGGGACAGCTATGTAAAGTAGAGCATCCTTCTTGTCTATCGAATTGTGATTAATGTCAGTGGAACTGCGACTAGAGGAAGGTAGGAATAAAGGTTTGGGATGGAAGTTGACTGTGTAAATCCGGTATCCTCCTAGTTGGCATTCCCTTGTTGACAGGTATGGTAGCGCGGCGTTGTCTTCGGCTGCGATTAAAAAGGCCTTTCCCCATGTTATTCcctgtaaaaaaaagaaaaaaaatcctttactaaaatt
Coding sequences:
- the LOC120633685 gene encoding putative glutathione-specific gamma-glutamylcyclotransferase 2 isoform X1 encodes the protein MERKEGNFNAEVKITSATEEQTEMTRKEPFWVFGYGSLCWNPGFEFQQSVTGYVKGFSRRFWQGNTTHRGTESKPGRVATLIEDKEGITWGKAFLIAAEDNAALPYLSTRECQLGGYRIYTVNFHPKPLFLPSSSRSSTDINHNSIDKKDALLYIAVPENRHWLGSAPLPEIATQILECRGSSGSNVEYLLRLADFMRDEIPEALDEHLFSLERLVKKFAADMKICLKTLMSDVENEKAEESKPEAKAVVPSFQFASRIPDKKLRCVNM
- the LOC120633685 gene encoding putative glutathione-specific gamma-glutamylcyclotransferase 2 isoform X2, whose protein sequence is MERKEGNFNAEVKITSATEEQTEMTRKEPFWVFGYGSLCWNPGFEFQQSVTGYVKGFSRRFWQGNTTHRGTESKGITWGKAFLIAAEDNAALPYLSTRECQLGGYRIYTVNFHPKPLFLPSSSRSSTDINHNSIDKKDALLYIAVPENRHWLGSAPLPEIATQILECRGSSGSNVEYLLRLADFMRDEIPEALDEHLFSLERLVKKFAADMKICLKTLMSDVENEKAEESKPEAKAVVPSFQFASRIPDKKLRCVNM